Genomic DNA from Vanrija pseudolonga chromosome 3, complete sequence:
CGCTCATGTTCTTCATCCCGTACATCTTGCTGGAGATTCCCGTGAGTGGCGCTCGTGTGCTCCAAGACGGCCACGTAACTTGAAGCATCACTGACACGTCCCAgtcgcagctcggcctccgcAGGTTCGGTGCCAGGTGGTGGCTTGGCTTCGCGTGTATCGCCTggggcctcgtcgagctcggcatgGGCTTTGTCAACTCGTGGACAGAGCTCATGGGCCTgcgtgtcgtcctcggcgcatTCGAGGCGTGTCTCTACCCCGGCGCGGCATACCTCATTTCCACCTGGTTCCCCCGCAAGCAGATCTCGACGCGCCTCGCCTTCTTCTACACCTCATCCATGGTCCTCTcgggcctcggcgcgaccCTCTCGTTTGGCATCTCGCAGATGCACGGTATGCACGGCAAGTCgggctggcgctggatcTTCATCATGTATGGAGTGAGTAGTGGCTGCTGACTGCCGTCTTTCGTCGGGCTTTTGCTCACACCTCGCCCCAGATCATCACCGTTGCCGTTggcatcctcgccgtcgcgttcCTCGTCGACTTCCCAGACCGCGCCACCTTCCTCACCGAGGAGCAGAAGGAGTTCATCCACACGCGTATCAACCGCGACCgtggcgacgccgtcgctgaCAAGATGACATGGCACAAGTTCCTCCAGTACATGGCCGACGTCAAGCTCTGGGTCTTCGCCTTCATGTTCTGCACGTCCGCCATGGGCATGTACTCGCTCGCCTACTTCCTCCCGCGCATCCTCTCGTCAATCGGGTTCAGCAACGTGCTCTCCCAGCTGCTcatggcgccgccgtacCTCTGGCTCATCTTcccgtccttctcctcggcatgGATCTCGGACCGCGTCAAGAACATGCGCGCAATCATGATCGTCGTCAATGCGCTCTGCGTCATCACTGGCACGCTCATGTACTCGCAGCTGCCGACGCACCAGAAGGCCGCGCGGTACGtcggcgtcttcctcgccaacgGCGGTGTCAACACCAACGTCTCGCTCTCGATCGGCTGGGCACAGGCGTCCATCCGCGCGCAGAGCAAGCGCGGCTTCACCTCGGCACTCATAGTCGCCTGGGGCGGTATCGGCGGCATCATCTCCTCGGTCGCCTTCTACGAGAAGGACGCGCCAGGCTACCCCACCGGCGTGTGGCTCACCATCGCCATGCACATTCTCGTCATCGCCTTctgcggcggcctcgtcctgTGGTTCAAGTTCCAGAACCGTCGCGCAGACCGCGGCaccgtcgtgctcgagcacgccgaggactTTAGGTACCAGATCTAGTCGTTGTATTCAAAAGAGATGCCAAGGTTTCAACCGTCACGGGCTATGGCAGTAACCGACGTGGGACCAGTCGGTGCGCGAGAAGAGCGCTCGGGTGCTCCTTCGCGTGCGCGATcgcgcgacgccgaagcACAATGGGTATGCTACATAGGATGAGTACAACACCGGGTGACTTCGCCCTTGTTCAGCCGACAGCCCCGCCGCTCTCCGCCGCTACTCATAGCTCCCccgacgcggaggaggtgTCTCTGGGTCATCGGCGTCTGGTTACAGTGTCAGGACGGAGAAACCCGGTGAAACCACTCACGAGCGGCGCAGTATTGCTGCCAGGGGTGAACGTGAGCCCGGCAGTCCCACTGTGCACAGGTGACTGATAGCCCACTGCTCCAGTCGCGCCCTTCGAACCGACTGGGGGGTCAGCTGATCAGACCAGAGGTGATGCGTACGGCGGCGAGTGCTCGATGTCGACGCGCCTGCCGAACAGGCCTATGAGGAGAGCTTGGAATTTGAGCTTGACGCCACGGAGGGCACCGCGGATTGACGACATGGTTGGTGGCAAGCAAGTGGTGATcacaataacaacaacaaacaacGGCGACTGCgtgacaacaacaacaatgcgtgcgctcgctggccaTTATGAATGAGCCGGCCCGCCAGCCTCCACCAGGCGAGGGTGCGCTTCGGCCAACTTCTCTTCCCCCGCTCTGACCGAAGGGAAGGCTGGTACGATACAATACATGACGGTCACGAATATACAGTGGTGGTGCGGTGTGGCGTCGACGACTAGGCCCGTCTAGGGGAACGCCCAGGGAAAGATGTCGTCCTTGATGAGCTCCATGTCTGTTCTTAGCCCGCGGCCGTAATGTGCAGAACTCACGGTCGGTGCACCACGTGCCGGGGATGTTGTCCTCCTTTGTACTCGACTCCTTGCAGTTGGGCCAGTTGCAAGCGGGGTCGTTGTAGTTGGCAGGGGTAGCCCTGGGGTGAGCAAGAGCTCGACATAGTACTCACTCGACGTGCTGGCAGCGGTTGGTAGGGGTGCAGACGGTACAGTTGGTCATTGCTGTTGTGCTTGGGGACGAAGCCGACGCGACAACACCGACGGCTTATGTAGCCACCTTGCTTCGCCAGATCAGCACCCCAAACTGAGTAGATGAGACGTGGTCCCCTTCTCGATGGGGCagtgtcgacctcgaggtcaaGCACCGGATACTTggaggccgtcggcgagcacacAGAGCGACATCCTTGTGGAGCAACGCGCTTCCGTCACACTATGAGGTGATTCGGTGATTCCGACCGCACGGGCGggtagcgagcgagcgagcaagtCCAAgcaccgccgagcaggtGGCGGTCCTAGCGCCCCGTCCACGTCGGCGCATCGCCGTACCGGACCCAGAGGAGGCGGAAAGCCGCGGGGGCGCGCTGCGTCTGAAcagggtggggcgggggacGGATCGGCCCCGGTGGGCGGCGTACCACCATGTCGGCAATAGGTGGCATcggtggaggccgaggttggccgaggagggcaaggacgagcgcggcgggcggaagCGGCAGCGCGTCATCTGTCCACTGTCGTTCGGCGAGAAGGGACCTGACCAGCGTTTCCGGGGGCGGGAGGGCATCGCTCacgcggtgctgctgctgctgctgggcgaggagcgagcgcaCGACCACTTCGggcggcagggcggcggcgaatggcggtggcggcgttgTCCGGGGGTGGTCTTCaggctggggctgctgggggtcgtcgtcggcagcaccGTGGCCGAGGATGCACGCCAGGATGTGCGAGAGCGGGATGCACATTGTCGTGCAGACACTTTGGGGTGCGCGAGATATACGACTAGtgggtcgcgcggcgcatgGGCCATGCCCGTGTGGGCGGGCACGCGTGCGTTTTGCATTGCGCACGCGGGTGCACGGTGACGCGCGGGTGCCCGGCTAAGCGCCGTGTTTCAGCTGCGCAGGCAAGCGTGGGTCATTTGCCGAGGATAGTGGGGTGTGCATGTGAACAGGAGATGCATGCTACTGGGGTTGTGGGGCTGGGTGTTGTGGAcccggcgtggtggtggaagtggaggtgggtgtcgtggtggcgaggagggtgtggCGGATGGCGAACGCCGTGTTTTCGTGGTTGATTTTCGGCCGAGTGGAGGGGCAGCTCCTTGGCACCAGGTTTATAAGGAGCCTGTTGATCTGCTGAGCGGGCTTCCTCGTTCCTGTTCCTTTCCATTCCTTCTCTTCGGCGGAATTAAAGTCCTCAGGActggcaggcagcggcgacagcggaGTCGAGCACATCGACTGGAAGCTAGAACCGAACGAGGGTACGATCTCGAAGTACGATCTCCAGTGCGATCTGTCTTGACGTTCGATCTCGCTCAAAGTTGAGGAGAGATCGCTCCGTCCTGCGTCTTCGTCCGTTCGATTGCAAGTGCGACGTGCTGCCACACTTGGGATCGCCacactcgacgtcgtcgccacaTTCCGGATCCGTCGGCCCGGTGCCCAGTGCGACACTTCTCGTTGTTGTTTGAGACACACACGCTCTCTTTCGTCACTCTTCACACACACTTCACACCTTTGCATCGCGCCCCCTCTTCGCCTCGCCACGCAGCCGTAAATGGCTGATTGATACCGCTCTCTCACCAAACATTGGACACTTGTCGCATCGACCAACTTGCCGCGCGAAGCCCCTTTCGCCACCGACACGTCAACTTCATTCAACAACACCATCAGCCATCAACccatcaacaacaaccatcatcatcatcatcaacaACCCGTCCAGGCTCCACGCCCTGTGACTACCATGCCACCTCACGTGGAGGCCGAAGACAGGGCGAGGCAGCATCCATATGCCCGCCCGTCGGCCGACACCCCCTTGCAGAGGGCCCGTAGGACACCTCGCAAGCGTAAGAGAGCCGAGCAGGCAGAGCCCGAGTCGACACCGGACTCATCACTCCACCTCTCGCCGGGAGCCGACCCCGAGCCAGCCAATGGGTTATCGGCCCGGCCCTTCCGCAGGCGATCTGCTCCTGGTCGCCCCTACGCGCTCTCCAGCACCCCCGAACCCGTtgcgccgacctcgcctACCCTTGCGGACGACGTGGCCACGCTCCTCGAAGCTCTCAACtttgcgcgcgagctggtcgccgagctcgaacATCACCACCGCGACTCGTTCTGGGCGCTGCAGGGGCTCGGAATTCCAAAGGACCATTTTCGCCGTGCAAAGCGCCTGGTGAAGGATCTTTCGAACCAGAATgctcccgcccgccgccccgcaccGCCCATCGACAACGAAGAGGACACCGAATTtctcctcgacgcgttccGCATCGCGCGTGATCTCGTTCCCGAAGTGCAAGACATGCACCGCGAGGACCGCTGGGCGTCTCAGGGCCTCCAGGCGTCGACTGGCAGGTTTAAGCAGGCCCTCCGCGTCGTTCAGAAGCTGTCCTCTAGGGCAGTGGTGGCTGCggatgccgccgcggcccgtCAGCAGGTTCTACGTGTTGTCGAACCACAGCCCGCACGCGAACCTCAAACTCGCCCTCAGCCTCAGCCACAGCcacagccccagccccagcctcAGCCCCAGCTTCCCCCTCAGCctcagccgcagccgcagcgcgaggtctcatccgagctcgtcgccgagctaGAGCCTGAGCGCAACGCCAGCGTCACCCAACTGCACCCAAAGCCCGACCGCGACGTCAAGACTGAATCCTCGCCGATCCCTGCGCCCGCGAACGAGAAGACTAACGGTGATATGATCGACTCACATGGCTTCAGGGTCGTCCCTTGTGGCCGCTGTACCGAGAGAGGCGAGCTCTGCATCATGCTCGGCTGGGACGACAACTTTGGCCGCGGGCACCAGAGGCTGCGCAAGTGCGGCCGCTGCACTGCCACCAAGCGCCCTTGCAGCAACTCGACCATCGACCCCGCGACCATCGAATACTGGGAGCGGTTCCCCGACGATGACGGAGAGGACGAGTATTAACCCCAGTACCTGTAATGTTCATGTAACGAACAAACCTATGCATCTACTCTAGATGTACCCAAAATCCCATCTACTTCTCAAACTCGAGCTCCCtgacgtcggcgttggcCTTGGCAGAGTGGTGCTCGGAACCGTCACCCATCTCGAGGTCACCGTAaccgtggtcgacgaggtactggcgccagagctcgtcctccttctcgagcttgtccttgcccttgtcctcgacgaagaagaaggcgaggagCACACCGGCGACAccgcagcaggcggcgatGATGAAGGTGTAGCGCTTGCCAAGCTTGTTCTGGATCGGGGTGAAGGCCTGGGTGCCGAGGGCAGCACCAGTCTTGCCGATGGCAGCCGAGAAGCCGTAGCAGGTGCCGCGGATCGAAGTGGGGTACGACTCGGCGCTGATGGTGCCCTCCATGTTACCGGGGCCGAAGTTGCCCGAGCTCTGCATCATGGCGTACATGATGATGAAGGCGGGGACGACCTTGGTGATCTTCTCGTACGAGATACCGACGATGAGGCCGAAGACGATGTAGCCCGAGAAGCCCATCATGAGGAGGTTGCGGCGGCCAGTGTACTTGACGACCCAGGCGCCGAGGAACACACCagggagggagaggacggagaggaggagcgtcCACTCCATAGTGCGCAcgatgccggcgccggggatGACGGACGCAATGATGGTGGAGGAGAAGATGCCGTTGGGGAAGGTGACAAAGTCGTAGAGGAACCaggtgccggcggtgccgaggagcgtCTTCCAGTAGCGCTTGACGATGAGGCCGTAGGGAGGGTTGCGGCGGATGGCGTTGCGGCGGTAGAGCTTGGGGTTCATCATCTTGAGACGGAACCAGAAGACGGACAGGGGGATGAGGATTCCGAGTCCCATGAGGATACGCCAGGTGTACTGGAGCTTGTAGATGTCCTCGTGCGACTTGGTGCCCTTGTAGCCCGAGGCGttgatgatgaggaggaagagcgaGATGACAATGGGGCCGCCGATGGAGAGCATGAGGCTGGGGGCGTGAGTTGGGTGCTGCGGGGCGCTGGTTTGATCTCAACTCACTTGGTCACCAGGATGAAGACCTTTCCACGGTCACGGCCGAACTTCTCGTTGGCAGACTCGGAGGCAGAGGTGGAGCAGGCGGGGTACTcgccaccgacaccgacaccgacggtACCGCGCGCGACGGTGAGCATCCAGAACATGCCctcgggggtgggggcggtggcggcggtggagaggatgccgccgaggacgatgagcAGGGTGGTGCCGACCATGGCGGTCTTACGGCCGATACGGTCACAgatgaggccgacgaccacctggccgaggacctcgccgacgaggagcgagtTGGAGACGCGGGTCGAGACGACAGACGTGTAGATGGCGGGGTAGAGGATCTTGAAGACGGCATTGAAGACGGTCGACAGGTTGTTCTGGTATCCGTCCGACACGAGCGCGAAGCCCGACGCCATGAGGGTGAAGTAGTCGGACGCCTTGGCTGGCCGGTCAGCACCGCCACGTGACCTTGCTCAACTCACCCTTGtactcgagctcctcggagtgcagctcgggctcggcggcgacatcAGAGCCGGCAGAGCCCTGGGCGAAGGTCAGGTCCTTCTCGGTGCCGGGCGAGTAGTCGGGCGCGGTCGTGGCGGTCATGGTGGGCGGGGTCCACAGAGTGGTTTTTGGTGGGCTTGTCGTTGTTCGCGGCCGCGAACCTTATATGTCGCTGCACTTTTGGAAAACTCGCTCGCCAAACGCGCTGCTCGCATGACTGCTCATGTGAGCTCATGTGGACCGATATGATCCCGGGTCAAACACGTTCGACGCGTAGCAACTGGTAACGAGCGCTGCCCGCGcagtcgccggcgcgctACTGCTCCGACCTCCGCGGCAGCACGGCGATCCACGCTGGTCCGCCTGGCTGCGCTCATGATCAAACGTGTGTTCACGGTGGACGTCACGATACAGTCACGATTCCCGACAAAGATCAAGCGAACATCTGATCAGGTCCTCGCGTCGGTCGGTTTGAGGGGAGGCATGTCGAGGTCGGTAGACCTCCGCGCGGCATGAAGCCCGACACACAATGCAGAGGAGGCATCTTTGATCACCGAAATATTGTGCGCCGTGTCCGATATCGGCCCACCGCGGACCTGCGCGTGATCTGTATCGCTCCCATCAGCTCGTGGAGAGCGCACGTTTCTCGCAGATGTCGCCGTCAAGCTGTGGACCGGGTCATATTCAGGTCAGTCTTATCACCCGCCCCTGAAACGGCTATTTTTTCTTGTCAACCCTCCCTCCACCCTGCTCGCACTGCGGTCGCGCGAGCGAAGCGATGGGTGTAGTGCTGTATGTAGCGAGGGACTGTTGAGGTCCTGACGCATGTGCTCAGGCAAGCTTAATTTAGATTAGGAGCGCCGCAGACGCCGTGTCGTGTGAGGTGAGTTGGGCGCCAGACGAGCGGAGCGGGCGGGGACCTGCCGTGTAAACTTGCTGCGGCGCGACAAACCTGGCCTCCGGCTTGTCGCTCGTCGGGCCCGTCTGGCCTCTGGCCTTCGGCTCTCGCATCTCGCAACGAGCGAGCAGGAGCGAGATGCACGTGTCTGCTGTTGCTGTTTCTGCGGCCCGCAGTAACGGGGCCACGCCGCGGCAGATGATCGCGGCCATCGCGCTGCTGGTCTACACCGCCTAGTTTCGGGCAAGCGAGGAGGATGTGGAGGGAGTCCTGTTGACACGTTTGCCTGAGCGAAGTTCGAGGAGCCTTGGCCCCCTCGAAACTGGACAGTGTCTGGAGCTGACGATGCAAAGGATGGGTGAAGGATGGCGAGACACCAAATCCAGAGCGCCGAGGGTCTCGGAGAAGCGGACGGTCCTCGCCCCTGTCCTCCTCAGGGGACTCGGCGTCAAGCCTCCGCCGCTGGGGCCTCTCTCGAGCTCTCCAGCGAGCAAACCCTCGCCAAAAACAACGTCTTCGCTAGTATATCGGTTAGTATAACCGCCTCTCATTGAGAGAAATAATCGCGGTAGAGCAGGGTTCGACTCCCTGGCGGAGAATGAAGGTTGACCAGAGGTCGATCCTTTTGCTCCTCCGTGCAGCCAGCTTGGTGGGGTGGAGAGCAAATTATACCCCCGTCGGTGCTTGCCGGTGCTATGCTTGTATCGGAGCATCGTGTCCGGTGGTAAAATGAGATGTAGGACATGTGTTGAGCGCGATGAGGTAGTGTCAAGAGCGAGGTGGGGACGTGAATGACAAAGCCAACTCCGAGCCGGAGTCATCTCAGCCGCGCTGACGAGCTCTTGACTCTGCCAAGACACCGGCCGTTTGCACTCGCACTGATATAGCCCATACCCTCCAACTTGCAgcctgctcgtcggctgcTGTATACCCGCGCCAGCAACAGAGTGGAGCAGTGCAGATCCCTCGACAGTGAACCGCGGTGATGAGTAAGGTTCCGAGAGAGATAGGCATCCCGAGGCCGAACCTCCGGCGTGCCGAACTGACCACGATCACGTTCTGGTTCCAGCACAGCACATGCTTCCCTGTGGACGGGGAGGGCCACCTGACTGGCCTCGTTTGATAAGCGGTACCATCAGGTGGCTGCTGATGTCGATGACGCTGATGTCAAGCGAACCGCCGGCACCCATACCGAACCCCGCATCACTGCTGGCCGACGGTCAAGACTTGCCAAGCCTACTCCTGGGTGGCCCCACTAACCCCACCTCGGACCCCGGGGCCTCACTAACCGTAGCATCAGCCGCGATATGTCGCCTGCATACATAAAGCCGGCGTCGAGTCCCCTCGGCACCCCCACTCACAAGCATCCAGCATGACTATCCCAGCGAACGGCAAccacggcaacggcgaggaACGCGCCTATGTGTACCGCGACGTGCCGATGGGCACCAAGCGGAACATCAAGATCATCaccatcggcggcggcgcgtccggTATCAACATGGCGTTCCAGCTCAAGACCCACATGACCGACTACACGCACGTCGCGTACGAGCGCAACACTGAGCTCGGCGGAACATGGCTCGAGAACAGGTACCCCGGCTGTGCTTGCGACATCCCCTCCCACTCGTACCAGTTCAGCTGGGCGCCCTACACCAAGTGGCCGAGCTTCTACTCCAAGTCGGAGGACATTTACGAGTACATGAACTGGTGTGTCGACACGCACGACCTGCGCGGCGACTTCAAGGTCGGGTACgaagtcgtcggcgccaagtGGGACGAGGACACGGCCGAGTGGGTCGTCAGCGTCCGTGGGCCGGACGGTGTCGTGTTCGACGACCGTGCCGACTTCCTCgtcaacggcaacggcgtgCTCAAGTGGGTTGAGAGCTATACACGCTGTGAGCAAGCTGACACCAGCACAGCAAGTGGAAGTGGCCTTCCATCGACGGCCTGCACGACTTCAAGGGCCACCTTGTCCACTCAGCCAAGTGGGACCAGACCTACGACTTCAAGGACAAGACCATCGCCGTCATTGGCGTCGGATCAACCGCCGTGCAGATCATTCCCAGCCTGCAGCCCATTGTCGGCAACATGAAGTGCTTCATCCGATCGCCCGCCTGGATCACCCCATCCTATGGTGCCCAGTTTGCCGGACCCAACGGCTCAAACTTCAACTACACCGACGAGCAGAAGGCCAAGTTTGAGGAGAGCCCGGAAGAGTACCTTGCCTACCGCAAGGCCATCGAGGACAGCCTCAATGCCCGTTTCAAGATTGTAAGTGTGGTCACAAGCCTTACGCCCTCCATTGCTGACCCCTGCACAGATGCAGAAGGCTTCAGATGAGCAGAAGGCCGCAAGGGCAGCATGCACCGCCGAGATGGCCACCAAGCTTGCGTCCAAGCCCGAGCTTCGCGAGCTCCTGATCCCAGACTTTGCCGTcggatgccgccgccccacccctGGTAACGGcttcctcgaggcgctcgtgtCCGACAACGTTGACGTTGTCTCGACGCGTATCGAGCGCGTCACCCCCAACGGCATCATGACCGCCGATGGAGTCGAGCACGTTGTCGATGCCATCGTTTGCGCGACGGGCTTTGACGTCTCCCTCAAGCCGCGCTTCCCCTTCGTCGGGCGCAACGGggccgaccttgccgagcGCTGGTCCAAGGGCCCTGCAGAGTCGTACATGTCAATCATGGTCGACAACCACCCCAACTACTTCAGTGAGTCGCCGGGCATCCACGTAAGCTAACGAGCCCCAGCGTACCTCGGCCCATCTGCACCCGTCGCCCACGGATCAGTGCTGCCCATCATCGAGGTCATGTCGCTGTACATGCTCAAGGTCATGAACAAGATGCAGGTGGAGCCCATCCGGTCCatcgcgccgaccgagcaGGCCGTCAAGGAGTTCAACATCCACCGCaacgagcagctcaagaCGACTGTCTGGAGCTCCAAGTGCTCGTCATGGTTCAAGGGCGGCACGATTGACGGCGACCTCATCGCGCTCCACCCCGGCTCGCGCATCCACTTCATCCAGATGGTCGAGAACCCCCGGTACGAGGACATGGAGATCCAGTACGACGGCAACCGCTACTCGTACCTCGGCAACGGCGTCACCATGCGTGAAGTCCGCGGCGAAGACCTGTCGTGGTATCTCAACAACCCGCTCGACGTCACCCTCCCGTACCCCAAGTAACGGCGGCCGTTGTACTTACCTAATCACGAAGGACAAGGATATGTTTTGGGATCTGAATGCATTGTGTCAGCACTGGTGTACCGTACGTATTCTGCAGCGCCTCCTTTGAAACCACCGACTTTAAAGGCCCGAGCGGACCGCGGGCCGGAAGAACAGTAGAGTGAACACTGCCAGGGAAAGAATAGCCAGCAGTCGTGGCGTTTCACAGCGGCCGCCATTGTGTCTGGGCCGTGCTCCAgctcgcctcctcctcagtTGACAGCAGCAGTACTCACTATAATATGACCGCCGTCCACATTTGCCTCCCTCCCTCTGACACGAAGCCCCGATACACCCAGCACATCCTTCGCCACCAGCAGGTGCTTGACACCAATGACCAACGCTCTTTCTCCGTTAGGCGGCACGTCGCCCACCCCCGGGTCATCAGGACAGCCACCATCGACCGCTGGGCCTCTCGACTACATCCCTAAGGATGTAGGGGTCCTGAATGCCAAGCTCTTTGGGTGGCAGCCCCCAGGCACTCAGCCCCAGCCCACCGTTACCATCCCAGATGTCGTCAACCACATTCGAGAGCTTCAAGCTTCTGAcgccaccggcgccagcCTCCGCGCACCAGACTCGCACCGCATCATTCCGTTCACCCAAGGCCAGCTCGATGCATACAGGGAGCAAAAGGAGTACTTCCGCGCCCATGGCATTCCCGACAATCCAATCCAAGTGCCAGGCCCAGCGGTGCCGActgcggcgccgaccccaGCCGTCCCGGCTACAgcaccgcgcgcggcctcgccggCTGCACCAGGTCGTATAGACTTTTCTGGTTCACTGTCACACAGTAAGGAGTTTGCACTTGCTCTTCTCCCCAAGGTTCAGAAAGGCCCTCCTCAGCCTTCTCTTTCCCAGCCAACAGTTGCGCCACagaccacccacccaaccctCCCCAACCCATCGTCGACCGCCACATCCCCGATCGACCTCACAAACTCGCCTCAAGAGGCCCCAATCGATCTCACAAACTCGCCTCAACACTCTCCGAAGCCTACCTCTAAGGTCTCACCATCAGTGCCATCGGATATGCCGGCTAATAGGTGGTGGGTCGGCTCCATTGGTGTGAGTAacccgctcgcgccaccATCAAATCCACCCGAGCTGCCATCATCAAATCAACACCTGGCTCCAAACACTGCGGCATCGCCACATTCATCAACTCTCAGCGCCCTTCTCTCAAATACTACTACATCAACCACTTTCACCAACTACACATCTCCATCTTCTTCAGTTCTCGGAAAGAGGTCATCCACCCAGGCTGATCTCCCCGTGCCCACACCCAAAGTTGCGCG
This window encodes:
- the prlL_2 gene encoding MFS transporter prlL; translated protein: MATHTDPKREEQQIESGGIYPTVSARSDGAYTDKKGGGSDVDVIGTFADIDEGYDPVFVKKTIRKVDLRLIPILSAMYFVSLCDRSNLGQARAANDQAMQRDLKLSEGNNRYGMITLMFFIPYILLEIPSQLGLRRFGARWWLGFACIAWGLVELGMGFVNSWTELMGLRVVLGAFEACLYPGAAYLISTWFPRKQISTRLAFFYTSSMVLSGLGATLSFGISQMHGMHGKSGWRWIFIMYGIITVAVGILAVAFLVDFPDRATFLTEEQKEFIHTRINRDRGDAVADKMTWHKFLQYMADVKLWVFAFMFCTSAMGMYSLAYFLPRILSSIGFSNVLSQLLMAPPYLWLIFPSFSSAWISDRVKNMRAIMIVVNALCVITGTLMYSQLPTHQKAARYVGVFLANGGVNTNVSLSIGWAQASIRAQSKRGFTSALIVAWGGIGGIISSVAFYEKDAPGYPTGVWLTIAMHILVIAFCGGLVLWFKFQNRRADRGTVVLEHAEDFRYQI
- the GIT1_0 gene encoding Glycerophosphoinositol permease 1, producing the protein MTATTAPDYSPGTEKDLTFAQGSAGSDVAAEPELHSEELEYKAKASDYFTLMASGFALVSDGYQNNLSTVFNAVFKILYPAIYTSVVSTRVSNSLLVGEVLGQVVVGLICDRIGRKTAMVGTTLLIVLGGILSTAATAPTPEGMFWMLTVARGTVGVGVGGEYPACSTSASESANEKFGRDRGKVFILVTNLMLSIGGPIVISLFLLIINASGYKGTKSHEDIYKLQYTWRILMGLGILIPLSVFWFRLKMMNPKLYRRNAIRRNPPYGLIVKRYWKTLLGTAGTWFLYDFVTFPNGIFSSTIIASVIPGAGIVRTMEWTLLLSVLSLPGVFLGAWVVKYTGRRNLLMMGFSGYIVFGLIVGISYEKITKVVPAFIIMYAMMQSSGNFGPGNMEGTISAESYPTSIRGTCYGFSAAIGKTGAALGTQAFTPIQNKLGKRYTFIIAACCGVAGVLLAFFFVEDKGKDKLEKEDELWRQYLVDHGYGDLEMGDGSEHHSAKANADVRELEFEK
- the moxY_1 gene encoding FAD-binding monooxygenase moxY; the encoded protein is MTIPANGNHGNGEERAYVYRDVPMGTKRNIKIITIGGGASGINMAFQLKTHMTDYTHVAYERNTELGGTWLENRYPGCACDIPSHSYQFSWAPYTKWPSFYSKSEDIYEYMNWCVDTHDLRGDFKVGYEVVGAKWDEDTAEWVVSVRGPDGVVFDDRADFLVNGNGVLNKWKWPSIDGLHDFKGHLVHSAKWDQTYDFKDKTIAVIGVGSTAVQIIPSLQPIVGNMKCFIRSPAWITPSYGAQFAGPNGSNFNYTDEQKAKFEESPEEYLAYRKAIEDSLNARFKIMQKASDEQKAARAACTAEMATKLASKPELRELLIPDFAVGCRRPTPGNGFLEALVSDNVDVVSTRIERVTPNGIMTADGVEHVVDAIVCATGFDVSLKPRFPFVGRNGADLAERWSKGPAESYMSIMVDNHPNYFTYLGPSAPVAHGSVLPIIEVMSLYMLKVMNKMQVEPIRSIAPTEQAVKEFNIHRNEQLKTTVWSSKCSSWFKGGTIDGDLIALHPGSRIHFIQMVENPRYEDMEIQYDGNRYSYLGNGVTMREVRGEDLSWYLNNPLDVTLPYPK